The following is a genomic window from Nitrospirota bacterium.
CACAGCACGTCATCCCCAACCCCTCCGTCGAGGCTCACGTCGCCGTAGTCATAAATGGGACTCGTGAGATCCACGAGGTCGTGCCCGTCGCCGACCTCGATCCGCTCGATGCCGACCACCCGCGGACCGGCCGAGCCGGGAAATGGGCTGAAGGCGTCATCCAAGGCGAGGGCGTCGTCGCCCGCCGTGCCGCGTAACGTGTCAACGCCGGCCTCGTCGCTGAACACATCAAACGACCGCTGCTTGCCGTTGAGACTCACGGTCTGCCCGGTCCCGGGGTGTCCCGGGCTACCACTGTTTTTGGCGACAAATCCGGATGTCCAGGTCCCGTCGATCGAGAACCGGAACGTGTCCTCGCCTTCGCCGCCTTGCAGCCGATCGCTGTCGGGCCCGCCGTCGAGCACGTCATTCCCGGTGCCGCCGAGCAAGGTATCGTTGCCGGCGCCCCCCATGAGCGTGTCGTTCCCGGCGCCGGCCTCCACCACATCGTTGCCCCCGAGCGCGTTGATGACGTCGTCGCCGGAACCGAAGGTCAAGACGTCGTCGTCCTCTGTCGGCGTCGGCACCAGCAGGCTGGCGAGACTGACTTGGCTGCCGTCGAAGAATTCCAGCGTCTCCACCACCAGCGAACCAGTGGCGCCTGTGGGATCGAAGTTCGTCAGCCGCATCGCGTCGCCGCCGGGGCCGACGGCAATCGTCAAAGTGTTCTGGCTCTGAGTCAGCGTGAGATCGGCTAACGCAATCCCCTCGCCAAAGACGATCCGATTCCCTTCACCGGGCCCGGCGGTATCAGTGATCGTGTCGGTGCCGTCGCCGGGGTTGAAGTAGTAGATGTCATTCCCCGCCCCGCCCTCCAGCCGATCCGCCCCCGCCCGCCCGGCCAACTCATCCTGGCCGGTATCCCCGCGCAGCGTGTCGTCGCCTTCTCGGCCGTCCAGAAAGTCATCGCCCCCCAACCCGACCAACACATCGCTCAACACCGTGCCGGGCAGAAAGTCTGCCTCCTCCGTTCCCGTGAGCGAGAGCCCGGTCGCCCGTGCCCGCATCGCGGCCGGATCCCAGGTCGTGCCGTCGGCGAAGGCCAGTTGTTCCATCTCGTAGACCGGACCATCCAGAAAGAATCGCAGGGTGAGCTGATCAGTGGTGCCGGTGAGCCCGAGCACGAGCCCATTCTCCCCATTCGCCTGGAGCGTCACGTCATCGGGAGTGATATCGGCTGCCAGCCGAACGGTATCGATCTCCGCGCCGCTGAAGTTATCGTCATAGACCGTATCGTGGCCGCTGCCCCGGCCAAAGAGGTAGGTATCCGCGCCCAGCCCGCCGAACAACGTGTCGTCGCCGGCCCCGCCATCCAGCACATCCGCCCCCTGCTGCCCGTGCAGCGTATCGTCGCCCCCCAGGCCGAGGATCGGATTGTCATTCGCATTGCCTTGAAGAAAATCCGAGGCCTCGGTGCCGGTGATCTCGCCAACCTGGTTGTTGATGGCTGCGGCATCCCACAGGGTCCCGTCTGCAAATTGGACCTGCTCGATCCGATAGGCTGGGACCGTGATGCCGGAGAACGAAAACGACGGCCGCACCAAGACCGAGGCAAAATGCGACTGCACCGTGAGCCGGTCCGACGTCCCACTGATGCGGAGCACCCAATCGTCCCCCACGCGGCTCACGGTCAGGTCGCTCGGCAACACGTCCGCTCCCAGCTCGATCCGATCCGTCGCCTGGTCGCTGGTAAAGTCAAAGTCGAGGATCGTGTCCTGGCCGCTCCCACGCCCGAACCTGTACACGTTGGCGTGATAGGCGCCGATCATCGGCGCATCGAACGCCTCCGGCCCCCAGAGGGTCCCATCGGCGAAGTGGAATTGTTCCACCTGCGAAGGCGCCACATAGTAGGGATTCCCTCCGGCCGTCACCGTCTCCCCCGGCAAGAAGATATTGGACGAAAAGAGATACGTGCCCTGGTTCAAGGCGACCGTGTAGAAGGATGGGATCAGGAGCTGATCGGTCGTGCCGTCGAGGCTGAGGATCAGATCATCGCCGCTGCGCTGCCACCTGACGTGGCTGGGCAGCACATCGGCGGCAAACTGAACTGCATCACCGACCCCGCCAGGGAAATAGGGGGCGCTGCTCGGATCGTGTTCAACGATCGTGTCCGTCCCGTAGCCATGCCCGAACACATAGGTCCGCCCCTCGAGGAGCGTGTCGTTGCCGGCGCGGCCGTCCAGCGTGGCAGAGCCACTTCCTCGCATCTCATTGTCCAAGGCATTGCCGGTGCCGATGAGACCGCTCGCGGTCGCCAGGAAATTCTCCACATGGTCCGGCAGGGTGTAGCTGACAAAGCTTTCGATGGTGTCGATGCCACTCGCCGCCTCTTCGATCACGGTGTCGGCCGCACTGTCCACCACATAGGTGTCGTGGCCCGCGCCGCCGATGAGCACCGAGGTTCCGGTGTCAGAATATTCATTGCCACTATTGAGATAGTCCTCCCCCTCGTCACCGAAGAGCGTATCGGTCCCTTGACCGGCAAACAGGCGGTCATTGCCGGCACCGCCGTGCACGCGATCATCGTCCAGTCCGCCATCGAGCACATCGATCCCGGCACCGCCATCCAGGACATCATCGCCCTCCTCCCCGAACAGGACATCATCGCCCAGCCCGCCAGACAGCGTGTCATGGCCCGTCCCACCACGCAGGCTATCGTTCCCCTCTTCCCCATCCAGAAAGTCATTACCCCCAGTGGTGGTCGGGCCATTAGGATTGTCGCCAAACAGCGTGTCATTCCCCATCCCGGCATAGATGGTGTCGTCCCCTGCTCCGCCTTCAAGCCGGTCATCACCCGCGCCGCCATCCAACAGATCATTTCCGCCCGTATCGAAGAGGAGATTCGTATAATCGCCCGCGAGCCAGTCATGGCCAGCGCCGCCGATGAGCACGTCAGTTCCACTCCCGCCGAACAGAAAGTCGTTCCCCTCGCCGCCATCGAGGCTATCACTACCGTCCAAGGAGGCATCGTACGCCGTCGCAATGTTGGGGCCATCGCCAAAGAGACTGTCATGGCCGTCGCCGCCGGTGAGGACATCATGGCCGTAGCCACCCTGCAGGTCATCAAACCAGTCCCCCTCGCCCCCATAGAGCATGTCCTCGCCATCCTCGCCCTTCAGAAGATCCGTCTCCGTCCCGCCGTCCAGCCAATCATTCCCCGCTCCCGCAAGCAACACATCACTTCCTGCTCCGCCCTCGAGCCGATCCTGGCCCGCCACACCCGCCTCGTCGGCCTGCAGATGATCGTCCCCGGCTCCACCGAGTAATTCATCATCCCCGGCGCCGCCGAACAGTTGATCGTTGCCGTCACCGCCGTCCAAGACATCCTGCCCGGGGGCGGCCCCCGTCTCATCCCCGGACAACACATCGTGACCTGCTCCGCCAAACAGCCGATCATGGCCGCCGGCTCCCAAGAGCGTGTCGTTCCCGTCGCCGCCGAAGAGCTGGTCATTCCCCAGATCGCTCCCCACCGTGTCGTCGCCGCCCAGGGCGTGGACGATGTTGTTGGTCGCCCCGACAATGGTATAGCTATTGCTGGTCTCGTCGAAGATCGGCTCGGTGGTGGGCCTCCCGTCCGGATTGGTGATCGTGCGCGTGAAGTCCGTCCGGGTCGGCAGTCCGTTGTCATAGTTCGGATCGGGCGGCGCGTCAGCCAGACGAATGCCCAGGTGGCCGTTGGTGAAGTGCTGCACCACGACGGAGCCGTTGTTCGTGAGCAGATTGGTGATGGTCAGCGTGGTGCCTGCGCGCACATAGCGAAACTGCCCGTCCTGACTGGTGTAGGTGTTGGCGGGATCGCTCGCTCGACGAAGACCGCCCTGGAGCTGTCGCTGGTCAAACTGGATGGAGCCCAGTCCGTCGGCATCCTCAATGATGTCCTGGCCGTCGCCGCTGCGATAGGAATAGGTATCCGTGCCTTGGCCTCCTCTCAAGATATCGGCATCCCGACCGCCGGTCAGCCGATCATCACCGGTCCCGCCGTCCAGTAGATCGTTACCTTGTTGGCCGAGGAGAATGTCATTGCCGGCGCCACCGCTCAGCAAAAAATCATTCCCTTCATTCCCTTCGATGTAGTCACGCCCCTCTCCTCCTTGAATCGAATCATCCCCTGCGCCTCCGTAGAGATGATCGTCGCCGGATCGCCCGATGAGATCATTGCCGTCGGCATCAAAGATCACGACCTGGGCCGCAGTGGCTCCACGACCATTATTAAATTCGGTTGCTTCGTCTACGAACAACGTCGCACTCGCTGGGCTGCCATCCGTCTGATTGAAGGCGATCTTCTCCGCCAGCAGCTCCGCTCGATCGCTGAGCGCCACCTGCGTCCACATGCCTTGCCCCGTTGCGATATCATAGAGGTCAAGTGAACCGTCTTGATTGTGCAACGCCTGATAATCCACGCCCTGCACGACAAAAGGGTTCAACTCCCGCAACGCATAGCGATAGACCAGTCCATCCGTTGTTGAGGCCTTGGCCTGACTGAACACCGTGCTGCTTACCACTCCAACCAAACTATCCACGCGATACGGGCTCGTCGCCGGCAAAGTGTCGCGGAGCGTAGTGAGATTGGTGTAATAGGATTCCCGGTCACCGATCGTTGTGATCGGCGCAGCAGGTCCTAGTAGCGCTTTGGAGAAAGCGTTGAGACTGAATTCTAAGCTATTGGCGCTGACGCTCGATGAAGCTTTCAGTATGCCGGTGATGAACGAGATCGATGCGTTTGGATCGATCCTAGATACCAGATCGTAGAGGGCCAAGGCGTCCGTGGCGGTTACAATTGAATGATTGGTGATAGGATTCAGGGTGGCTTCGATAAAGATGTTCTCGACCGTCCCAACTAGCGTCCCGAATCCTGCGGCGGCAGAGAACCCGTTCTGGCTGAGCACGTTAGTGATGAGTCCTGAAGGCACTGTGGTATCAGCAATCCCGAGCCGGTCCAGAATGTCCGTCAAAAGACCACCAAACCCCGGTGAGTTGAACGTGTAGGTGTGCGTGACGTTCGTTGGAAAATCGATCGTGAAGGCCTGAGCGAGAAAGCCGCCTAAGGAATGGCCGGTCACAGTGAGACGCTCGTTTGTACCCAACACCCCAGACGCGACGAGTTGCTGATAGTAGTTTGTCAACGCAACATACTGTGAATTGATGGTGGCCGCTTCCGCGGCTACGATGCGCCCGTCGGTCACCAGGTCGAAAAGACTGTCTGTGCCTCTAATCGAGAGGATTTTCTCCGAGCTATCGATCTTCTGAAACAAAGTGACCGATAGACCACTAGCTGGATCAGTGAAGGAATCGCTCGCTATGGAATAAGTTGATGCAAACTCTGCTGCTTGCAGTACAGAAAATCCTTGAGCTCTTAAGGCTGCCTCATATTGATCTCTAGACATTCCAACATTCAGATCAGCATAAGCAGCCAAAGAGAGTTGAGCACCCTCATAAATGGACTCAATCAAGCTTGCCATGTCATTTCCCTCCCACTGGTG
Proteins encoded in this region:
- a CDS encoding calcium-binding protein, with translation MTGHSLGGFLAQAFTIDFPTNVTHTYTFNSPGFGGLLTDILDRLGIADTTVPSGLITNVLSQNGFSAAAGFGTLVGTVENIFIEATLNPITNHSIVTATDALALYDLVSRIDPNASISFITGILKASSSVSANSLEFSLNAFSKALLGPAAPITTIGDRESYYTNLTTLRDTLPATSPYRVDSLVGVVSSTVFSQAKASTTDGLVYRYALRELNPFVVQGVDYQALHNQDGSLDLYDIATGQGMWTQVALSDRAELLAEKIAFNQTDGSPASATLFVDEATEFNNGRGATAAQVVIFDADGNDLIGRSGDDHLYGGAGDDSIQGGEGRDYIEGNEGNDFLLSGGAGNDILLGQQGNDLLDGGTGDDRLTGGRDADILRGGQGTDTYSYRSGDGQDIIEDADGLGSIQFDQRQLQGGLRRASDPANTYTSQDGQFRYVRAGTTLTITNLLTNNGSVVVQHFTNGHLGIRLADAPPDPNYDNGLPTRTDFTRTITNPDGRPTTEPIFDETSNSYTIVGATNNIVHALGGDDTVGSDLGNDQLFGGDGNDTLLGAGGHDRLFGGAGHDVLSGDETGAAPGQDVLDGGDGNDQLFGGAGDDELLGGAGDDHLQADEAGVAGQDRLEGGAGSDVLLAGAGNDWLDGGTETDLLKGEDGEDMLYGGEGDWFDDLQGGYGHDVLTGGDGHDSLFGDGPNIATAYDASLDGSDSLDGGEGNDFLFGGSGTDVLIGGAGHDWLAGDYTNLLFDTGGNDLLDGGAGDDRLEGGAGDDTIYAGMGNDTLFGDNPNGPTTTGGNDFLDGEEGNDSLRGGTGHDTLSGGLGDDVLFGEEGDDVLDGGAGIDVLDGGLDDDRVHGGAGNDRLFAGQGTDTLFGDEGEDYLNSGNEYSDTGTSVLIGGAGHDTYVVDSAADTVIEEAASGIDTIESFVSYTLPDHVENFLATASGLIGTGNALDNEMRGSGSATLDGRAGNDTLLEGRTYVFGHGYGTDTIVEHDPSSAPYFPGGVGDAVQFAADVLPSHVRWQRSGDDLILSLDGTTDQLLIPSFYTVALNQGTYLFSSNIFLPGETVTAGGNPYYVAPSQVEQFHFADGTLWGPEAFDAPMIGAYHANVYRFGRGSGQDTILDFDFTSDQATDRIELGADVLPSDLTVSRVGDDWVLRISGTSDRLTVQSHFASVLVRPSFSFSGITVPAYRIEQVQFADGTLWDAAAINNQVGEITGTEASDFLQGNANDNPILGLGGDDTLHGQQGADVLDGGAGDDTLFGGLGADTYLFGRGSGHDTVYDDNFSGAEIDTVRLAADITPDDVTLQANGENGLVLGLTGTTDQLTLRFFLDGPVYEMEQLAFADGTTWDPAAMRARATGLSLTGTEEADFLPGTVLSDVLVGLGGDDFLDGREGDDTLRGDTGQDELAGRAGADRLEGGAGNDIYYFNPGDGTDTITDTAGPGEGNRIVFGEGIALADLTLTQSQNTLTIAVGPGGDAMRLTNFDPTGATGSLVVETLEFFDGSQVSLASLLVPTPTEDDDVLTFGSGDDVINALGGNDVVEAGAGNDTLMGGAGNDTLLGGTGNDVLDGGPDSDRLQGGEGEDTFRFSIDGTWTSGFVAKNSGSPGHPGTGQTVSLNGKQRSFDVFSDEAGVDTLRGTAGDDALALDDAFSPFPGSAGPRVVGIERIEVGDGHDLVDLTSPIYDYGDVSLDGGVGDDVLWASAGNDRLLGGVGKDHLYGGAGRDLLLGGDGNDILDGGQGADTLIGGLGNDTFIVDDAGEVVTEAANEGTDLVKSSITYTLGDHVENLTLTGTAAINGTGNALNNVLTGNSGVNVLAGGAGNDRLKGGKGNDTYVFGRGDGRDKIVEKDATAGNIDTLLFGAGINPLDLMLERSVNDLRMALYGSTDQVTIQNWYTGSSYQIETIRAGNGQQLLNTQVEQLLQAMAGFSAQTGLTWEEAIAQRPEDVQAILAANWQ